Proteins co-encoded in one Malus sylvestris chromosome 9, drMalSylv7.2, whole genome shotgun sequence genomic window:
- the LOC126633818 gene encoding auxin-responsive protein SAUR72-like yields MGVRSSKLLSQLIGAQGLKRLKSSPSMTPKGYVPVCVGVDGNTKRFMVHTTLLRHAKFLELLYKSAEEYGFSNDGVLRIPYEASDFEEYWMIKSSKPKIYKVEPCN; encoded by the coding sequence ATGGGGGTGAGAAGCAGCAAGTTGTTGAGCCAGTTGATCGGAGCTCAAGGACTGAAAAGACTGAAAAGCTCACCTTCAATGACACCAAAAGGTTATGTACCTGTTTGTGTTGGTGTGGATGGTAATACAAAGCGTTTCATGGTTCATACGACGTTGCTTCGCCATGCAAAGTTCTTGGAGCTGTTGTATAAGTCAGCGGAGGAATATGGTTTTTCTAATGATGGGGTTTTGAGGATTCCATATGAGGCCAGCGATTTTGAAGAGTATTGGATGATCAAAAGTTCCAAACCCAAGATTTACAAGGTTGAACCGTGTAATtag